CGATCGGCTAGTGTTATTTCACGCCGATGTAGAAGCAGACGATGCCGAGCACTAGCGCGATCCCCAGCGTAGTGGCGATGCCGAGTCGATAGCGAAAAAGTAGCACACCTGCCACCAGCGTGATCAGCAGCGAGCCGAGCGACAGCGATGCTGGGTCGACGGTGAAATAGCGCACAGGGCCGAAGTGATGTTCGGACTTGACGGCGAAGAGTGTTTGGATCGTCAGCCAGAGGGCGAGACTGGTCATCACACCGAGCACCGCAGCGGTGATGGCGGCGAGTGCATGCGAGATTCGCTTGTTATTTCGCAGGAGCTCGATGTACGGCGCACCAGCGAAAATATAAAGAAAACAAGGGGCAAACGTGACCCACACGGTGACCACCGAGCCCAAGATGCCAGCGAGCAGGGGAGACATTTCTCCGCAGTTGCGATAGGCAGCCAGAAAGCCAACGAACTGCACCACCATGATCAGTGGGCCTGGTGTCGTTTCTGCCATCCCCAGGCCATCGAGCATTTCGGGAGCCTTTAGCCAGCCGTAGCGCTCGACCGCTTGCTGGGCGATGTACGACAGCACCGAGTAGGCTCCGCCAAAGGTCACGATCGCCGCACTGCTGAAGAGTGTTGCCTCGCTGAAGAGGACGTGACGGGTGCCGAGCGAACTCGCGACGATCACAAACGGTAACGACCAAATTGCCAGCCACAGCAGCACCACAGCGCAGGTTCTGGCGAGGGAGACTTGCGCTGGCTGCGTAGCTGCGCGATCGGCCGCATGCATCGGTTCGACGCCAGTTTTGGCGTGATGCGTTGGAGCCGTAAGTTGATGCGGTAGGAAGTGCCCTACGACGAAACCGAAGAGTCCGGCGACGAGCACGATCCCAGGAAACGGGACTTCAAAAAAGAAGATCGCCACGAGCGAGCAAGCTGCGAGGGTGCGCAGTAGAGGTGTCGAGAGAATTTTTTGCCCCAGACGCAGCACGGCAGCAGCCACCAGAACCAGCATCGACGCTTTGAGACCAAACAGCAGCGCGAGCACGGCGGGCTGTTGCTGATACATCGCATAGGCGATGCTCAGGGCGAGGATCGAAACAAAGCCTGGCGCGATGAAAAGCAAGCCGGCGGTGAGGCCGCCGATCCAGCCATGTAGCAGCCAGCCGATGTAGGTGGCAAGTTGCTGCGCCTCAGGGCCAGGCAGCAGCATGCAGTAGTTCAGGGCGTGGAGAAATCGCGACTCGCTGATCCACTTCTTTTCGTCGACGAGAATGCGGTGCATCACCGCGATTTGGCTGCTTGGACCACCAAAGCTGAGGGCCGCAATGCGGAGCCAAACCCCCACAGCTTCGCGATACGAAACGTGCATCGGCTCGCGAGCATCGCTCATACAAAATTGTCCGGCATGTCAGGCTGTTGCCAGGCGCTCATGCCACCGTCGACGAGCAGCATCTGACCATGGACATGCCACGCTTCATCGCTGAGCAGAAACACTGCAGCGCCGCCGCAGGCATCGCTCGAGGGAACGTCGCCGTTGGGTGTATGGAGCTGCATCCAGCGCTGAAATCGTTCATCGGTTTCGATGATATTGGTCAGCGGCGTTCGGACGAGTCCGGGGGCCATGCCGTTTACACGAATCCCCAGCGGCGCAAGTGAAACGCATAGCGATTTGATCATCGTCTCCACAGCACCTTTGCTGGTGTCGTAGGCGGTGTGCGTCGGTTCGGCGAGTCGACCATTGATCGAGCCGACCATCAGCACGCGTCCTTGGGTCTTGCGCGTCACCCAGCGCTGCGCAAATCGCTGCGTCAGGAAGTATGGCGCATCGACATTCAGCCGCATTGTTTGCTGATAGGTCGCGAGATCCATCTCCAGGTACGGCTTATCGCGAAACGTACCGGCGTTGTTCACGAGCGTATCGATCGCGGGGAACTTTTCGATCGCGCGGGAGAAGAGTGCTTCGACCCCGGCCAGATCGGGCTGCATCAGGTCGGCGACGATCAGATCGGACTCTCGGCCTAGCTGGCGAATCTCGTCGACGACGCTGCGTGCCGCTTCGTTATCGAGGTGCCCATGCACCAGCAGATTGGCCCCCGCACGAGCGAGCGCGAGGGCGATCGATTTACCGACCCCTTGGGTGGAGCCGGTGACGAGAACGGTGCGACCAGCAAGCGACATCGGCATGGCAGGGATACTCCGTGTCGCTGTTCTGTACTGCTCGAGGAGCGAAAACCAAACCGGCGATTGCGAATCGCGTTAATCGATGTACTTCTTTGCCGTCAGCAAGTCGACGATTTTGCTGGCACACTCATCGATCGAAAGCTTGCTGGTGTCGAGGACCAGATCGGGATTCGCTGGCGCTTCATAAGGTGCCGAAATGCCTGGAAAATTGACGATTTTTCCCTCTTCGGCCAGTTTGTACTGACCATCGGTGTCGCGCTGCTTGCAAAGCTCGAGCGGCGCATCGAGATGCACCACCAGGAATTTCTCGGCACCGATCAAACCGGCCGCACGTTGGCGAACCGCTTCTTCAGGAGCGAGAAACGCAGCAATCACAATCAACCCAGCATCGTTGAAGAGGCGGGCCACTTCCGAGCCGCGACGCAGGTTCTCGCTCCGCTCTTCGCTGCTGAAGCCGAGGTCCTTGCTGATCCCTCGTCGCAACTGCTGGCCATCGAGCACCGCCACAGCGCGACCTTGTGCAAACAGCTTGCGCTCGACGGCATAAGCGGTCGACGATTTGCCCGATCCGGTGAGCCCCGTCAGGAGTAGCGTGACAGGCTTTTGTCCAAAGCGAGCTTCGCGTTCGGTGGCGCTCACGCTGGTCGTCTGGTCGCTGGCAGCGGTGACAGGCTCCGAATCCCACAGGTCTTGCGAGCCACCATCTTGGGTTCGATCAAGGATCATGCCGGCACCAACAGTGCCGTTGGTGAGGCGATCGATGATGATGAACGCGCCGGTGCTGCGGTTACGCCGATACGAGTCGAAGCAAAGCGGCGTGGCGGTGACGAGCGAGCAGCGACCAATTTCGTTGAGCTTCAGTGTCGGCGATTCTTTGCGATGCAGCGAGTTCACATCGACCTGATAGCGTACCGTTTGAATCTGCGCGGGAGTGATCCGCGAGGTTTGCTTCACCAAGTAGCCTTTGCCGGGAACGAGTGGTTCTTCCGACATCCAGACGATCATCGCTTCAAACTTTTGCTCAACACGCGGCACGTTGCCGGGACGAACAATCATGTCGCCGCGGCTGATATCGATTTCATCTTCCAGCGTGAGCGTGATCGAGAGTGGCGCGTACGCTTCCTCGACATCACCCTCGTGGGTCACAATCGATTTGATGCGGCTGGTTTTTCGCGACGGGATCGCCATGATCTCGTCACCCTTGCGCACGATGCCCGAGGCCACGGTGCCGCAAAAACCGCGGAAATCGAGGTTCGGGCGATTCACGTACTGCACAGGAAAGCGGAAATCTTCGAGGTTCCGGTCGCTGCCGATATACACCGTTTCGAGCAGGTGCATCAGTGGCGAGCCTTGATACCAAGGCATCTTTTCGCTCGGGCGGACGACGTTTTCACCCTTGAGCGCCGAGAGTGGCAGGAAGTGCACGTCGGGCAAATCGAGCCGTGCGGCGAAGGCTTGGTAGTCGGCTTTGATCTGCTCGAACGTCTCTTGGCTGTAGTCGACCAGATCCATCTTGTTGATCGCAATCACCACGTGCTTGATGCCGAGCAAGCTGACGATGAACGAGTGACGCTTCGTCTGTGTGAGAACACCTTTGCGGGCGTCGATCAAGATGATGGCGAGATCGGCTGTCGATGCGCCGGTTGCCATGTTGCGAGTGTACTGCTCGTGCCCCGGCGTGTCGGCGATGATGAACTTGCGTTTGTCGGTCGAGAAGTAGCGATAGGCCACGTCGATCGTGATCCCTTGCTGCACTTCGTCTTGCAAGCCGTCGAGCAAGAGTGCGAGATCCATCTCTTCGCCCGTGGTGCCATGTTTGGCAGTCACTTTTTTGAGCGCGGAGAGATGGTCTTCAAACACCATCTTCGACTCGTACAAGAGCCGTCCAATGAGGGTGCTCTTGCCGTCGTCGACACTGCCGCAGGTGATGAAACGCATCAGCTCTTTGCGTTCGTGCTGCGACAGGTA
This window of the Pirellula staleyi DSM 6068 genome carries:
- the chrA gene encoding chromate efflux transporter — encoded protein: MSDAREPMHVSYREAVGVWLRIAALSFGGPSSQIAVMHRILVDEKKWISESRFLHALNYCMLLPGPEAQQLATYIGWLLHGWIGGLTAGLLFIAPGFVSILALSIAYAMYQQQPAVLALLFGLKASMLVLVAAAVLRLGQKILSTPLLRTLAACSLVAIFFFEVPFPGIVLVAGLFGFVVGHFLPHQLTAPTHHAKTGVEPMHAADRAATQPAQVSLARTCAVVLLWLAIWSLPFVIVASSLGTRHVLFSEATLFSSAAIVTFGGAYSVLSYIAQQAVERYGWLKAPEMLDGLGMAETTPGPLIMVVQFVGFLAAYRNCGEMSPLLAGILGSVVTVWVTFAPCFLYIFAGAPYIELLRNNKRISHALAAITAAVLGVMTSLALWLTIQTLFAVKSEHHFGPVRYFTVDPASLSLGSLLITLVAGVLLFRYRLGIATTLGIALVLGIVCFYIGVK
- the cysN gene encoding sulfate adenylyltransferase subunit CysN, translated to MSHQSDLIATDILEYLSQHERKELMRFITCGSVDDGKSTLIGRLLYESKMVFEDHLSALKKVTAKHGTTGEEMDLALLLDGLQDEVQQGITIDVAYRYFSTDKRKFIIADTPGHEQYTRNMATGASTADLAIILIDARKGVLTQTKRHSFIVSLLGIKHVVIAINKMDLVDYSQETFEQIKADYQAFAARLDLPDVHFLPLSALKGENVVRPSEKMPWYQGSPLMHLLETVYIGSDRNLEDFRFPVQYVNRPNLDFRGFCGTVASGIVRKGDEIMAIPSRKTSRIKSIVTHEGDVEEAYAPLSITLTLEDEIDISRGDMIVRPGNVPRVEQKFEAMIVWMSEEPLVPGKGYLVKQTSRITPAQIQTVRYQVDVNSLHRKESPTLKLNEIGRCSLVTATPLCFDSYRRNRSTGAFIIIDRLTNGTVGAGMILDRTQDGGSQDLWDSEPVTAASDQTTSVSATEREARFGQKPVTLLLTGLTGSGKSSTAYAVERKLFAQGRAVAVLDGQQLRRGISKDLGFSSEERSENLRRGSEVARLFNDAGLIVIAAFLAPEEAVRQRAAGLIGAEKFLVVHLDAPLELCKQRDTDGQYKLAEEGKIVNFPGISAPYEAPANPDLVLDTSKLSIDECASKIVDLLTAKKYID
- a CDS encoding SDR family oxidoreductase, producing the protein MPMSLAGRTVLVTGSTQGVGKSIALALARAGANLLVHGHLDNEAARSVVDEIRQLGRESDLIVADLMQPDLAGVEALFSRAIEKFPAIDTLVNNAGTFRDKPYLEMDLATYQQTMRLNVDAPYFLTQRFAQRWVTRKTQGRVLMVGSINGRLAEPTHTAYDTSKGAVETMIKSLCVSLAPLGIRVNGMAPGLVRTPLTNIIETDERFQRWMQLHTPNGDVPSSDACGGAAVFLLSDEAWHVHGQMLLVDGGMSAWQQPDMPDNFV